Proteins encoded together in one Falco biarmicus isolate bFalBia1 chromosome 4, bFalBia1.pri, whole genome shotgun sequence window:
- the AQP8 gene encoding aquaporin-8 isoform X2 has translation MAAAKFDHPALKETMDIDIEPKPLRPHWYERYVQPCVAELLGSTLFIFIGCLSVVEDATDTGRLQPALAHGLALGLTIAILGNISGGHFNPAVSLGAWLVGGLNITMLIPYWVSQLCGGVIGAGLTKVVAESNQYVYAHGGAFSSIVADEQISSVLVGEIIMTTFLVLAVCMGAINGKTKTPLAPFCIGLVVTVDILAGGGVSGACMNPARAFGPAVVANYWDYHWVYWVGPMVAALLVSTLVRLLLGDRTTRLLLK, from the exons ATGGCCGCTGCCAAGTTTGATCACCCTGCACTGAAGGAGACGATGGACATCGACATCGAGCCCAAGCCCCTGCGGCCCCACTGGTATGAGCGTTACGTCCAGCCCTGCGTGGCcgagctgctgggcagcacgCTGTTCATCTTCATCGGCTGCCTCTCCGTGGTCGAGGACGCGACGGAcactgggaggctgcagcctgccctggcgCATGGGCTGGCCCTGGGGCTCACCATCGCTATCCTGGGGAACATCAG CGGAGGCCACTTCAACCCCGCCGTGTCCTTGGGTGCGTGGCTGGTTGGTGGGCTGAACATCACGATGCTCATTCCTTACTGGGTCTCCCAGCTGTGCGGAGGGGTGATAGGAGCTGGCCTGACAAAG GTTGTGGCGGAAAGCAACCAGTATGTGTATGCCCACGGAGGAGCCTTCAGCAGCATCGTGGCCGACGAGCAGATCTCCTCCGTCCTTGTGGGCGAGATCATCATGACCACCTTCCTGGTCCTGGCGGTCTGCATGGGCGCCATCAATGGGAAGACCAAGACCCCGCTGGCACCCTTCTGCATCGGCCTCGTGGTCACGGTTGACATCCTGGCAGG AGGTGGCGTGTCCGGAGCCTGCATGAATCCTGCCCGAGCCTTTGGGCCAGCTGTGGTAGCAAACTACTGGGATTATCACTGGGTTTACTGGGTAGGGCCCATGGTTGCTGCTCTCCTCGTCAGCACACTGGTGAG GCTCCTGCTCGGTGACCGGACCACCCGCCTGCTCCTGAAGTGA
- the AQP8 gene encoding aquaporin-8 isoform X1 gives MHTVLWSFWHVLPLGSTSRSRGACQPFSRTSRVLLEGPHPCTRTPRRPEPASPVSQALCSAASFSCTRRASCHQDSTCFVPALLMAAAKFDHPALKETMDIDIEPKPLRPHWYERYVQPCVAELLGSTLFIFIGCLSVVEDATDTGRLQPALAHGLALGLTIAILGNISGGHFNPAVSLGAWLVGGLNITMLIPYWVSQLCGGVIGAGLTKVVAESNQYVYAHGGAFSSIVADEQISSVLVGEIIMTTFLVLAVCMGAINGKTKTPLAPFCIGLVVTVDILAGGGVSGACMNPARAFGPAVVANYWDYHWVYWVGPMVAALLVSTLVRLLLGDRTTRLLLK, from the exons ATGCACACAGTGCTCTGGTCCTTCTGGCACGTGCTACCTCttggcagcaccagcag GTCAAGGGGAGCCTGCCAGCCTTTCAGCAGGACAAGCAGGGTGCTCCTGGAGGGTCCTCATCCCTGCACCAGGACCCCTCGGAGACCTGAGCCTGCATCTCCAGTTTCTcaagccctctgctctgcagcatccttcAGTTGTACCCGCAGGGCCAGCTGCCACCAGGACTCTACCTGCTTTGTTCCAGCCCTGCTCATGGCCGCTGCCAAGTTTGATCACCCTGCACTGAAGGAGACGATGGACATCGACATCGAGCCCAAGCCCCTGCGGCCCCACTGGTATGAGCGTTACGTCCAGCCCTGCGTGGCcgagctgctgggcagcacgCTGTTCATCTTCATCGGCTGCCTCTCCGTGGTCGAGGACGCGACGGAcactgggaggctgcagcctgccctggcgCATGGGCTGGCCCTGGGGCTCACCATCGCTATCCTGGGGAACATCAG CGGAGGCCACTTCAACCCCGCCGTGTCCTTGGGTGCGTGGCTGGTTGGTGGGCTGAACATCACGATGCTCATTCCTTACTGGGTCTCCCAGCTGTGCGGAGGGGTGATAGGAGCTGGCCTGACAAAG GTTGTGGCGGAAAGCAACCAGTATGTGTATGCCCACGGAGGAGCCTTCAGCAGCATCGTGGCCGACGAGCAGATCTCCTCCGTCCTTGTGGGCGAGATCATCATGACCACCTTCCTGGTCCTGGCGGTCTGCATGGGCGCCATCAATGGGAAGACCAAGACCCCGCTGGCACCCTTCTGCATCGGCCTCGTGGTCACGGTTGACATCCTGGCAGG AGGTGGCGTGTCCGGAGCCTGCATGAATCCTGCCCGAGCCTTTGGGCCAGCTGTGGTAGCAAACTACTGGGATTATCACTGGGTTTACTGGGTAGGGCCCATGGTTGCTGCTCTCCTCGTCAGCACACTGGTGAG GCTCCTGCTCGGTGACCGGACCACCCGCCTGCTCCTGAAGTGA